From the Burkholderia glumae LMG 2196 = ATCC 33617 genome, one window contains:
- a CDS encoding THUMP domain-containing class I SAM-dependent RNA methyltransferase: MSSSLFDFFAPCPRGLEAALAAELAEIGARRIAGAPFEAGTQVPGGVHFRGGWMAGMAANLHSRIASRVLLKIADRPYRSEQDVYALALEQQWERWFAATQTLRVDVTAIKSPLKSLEFATLRVKDAICDRLREKTGARPSIDTAQPDVRVFAFLTATHCTLYLDTSGEPLFKRGWRLDKGAAPLRENLAAGILRVAGWTPAVPLYDPMCGSGTFLAEAAQIALDVAPGVERRFGFEKLKQYDITAWQTLKVAAMDAKRAARGRHAALPVYGSDISGDMLDKARANLERAGVPAISLKQVDARFMAPPTDTPGLIVANPPYGERIEVRGRGPRGDARETGRNRGNDDAFRRTHTDAPDGEFFIALGNALKQRFAGWQAFLLSSDRSLPGQLRLRESAKTPLFNGALECRLFRFDVVAGSVRQRPAQGAEAAGGDA; the protein is encoded by the coding sequence ATGTCCTCCTCCCTATTCGATTTCTTCGCTCCCTGCCCGCGTGGCCTCGAGGCCGCGCTCGCGGCCGAACTGGCCGAGATCGGCGCGCGGCGCATCGCCGGCGCGCCGTTCGAGGCCGGCACCCAGGTGCCCGGCGGCGTCCATTTTCGCGGCGGCTGGATGGCCGGCATGGCCGCGAACCTGCATTCGCGCATCGCGAGCCGCGTGCTGCTGAAGATCGCCGATCGGCCGTACCGCAGCGAGCAGGACGTCTACGCGCTCGCGCTCGAACAGCAGTGGGAGCGCTGGTTCGCCGCCACCCAGACGCTGCGGGTGGACGTCACCGCGATCAAGTCGCCGCTCAAGAGCCTCGAGTTCGCGACGCTGCGCGTGAAGGACGCGATCTGCGACCGGCTGCGCGAGAAGACCGGCGCACGCCCGAGCATCGACACCGCCCAGCCCGACGTGCGCGTGTTCGCGTTCCTGACCGCGACGCACTGCACGCTCTACCTCGACACCTCCGGCGAGCCGCTGTTCAAGCGCGGCTGGCGGCTCGACAAGGGCGCGGCGCCGCTGCGCGAGAACCTCGCGGCCGGCATCCTGCGCGTGGCGGGCTGGACCCCGGCCGTGCCGCTCTACGATCCGATGTGCGGCAGCGGCACGTTCCTCGCCGAGGCCGCCCAGATCGCGCTCGACGTGGCGCCGGGCGTGGAGCGCCGCTTCGGTTTCGAGAAGCTCAAGCAGTACGACATCACCGCGTGGCAGACGCTGAAGGTGGCCGCGATGGACGCCAAGCGCGCCGCGCGCGGCAGGCACGCCGCGCTGCCGGTGTACGGCAGCGACATCTCCGGCGACATGCTCGACAAGGCGCGCGCGAACCTCGAACGCGCGGGCGTGCCGGCTATTTCGCTCAAGCAGGTCGACGCGCGCTTCATGGCACCGCCCACCGACACGCCGGGGCTGATCGTGGCAAACCCGCCGTATGGCGAGCGCATCGAGGTGCGCGGGCGCGGCCCGCGCGGCGACGCACGCGAGACCGGCCGCAATCGCGGCAACGACGACGCGTTCCGCCGCACCCACACCGACGCGCCCGACGGCGAATTCTTCATCGCGCTCGGCAACGCGCTGAAGCAGCGCTTCGCGGGCTGGCAGGCGTTCCTGCTGAGCTCGGACCGCTCGCTGCCGGGCCAGCTGCGCCTGCGCGAATCGGCGAAGACCCCGCTCTTCAACGGCGCACTGGAATGCCGGCTGTTCCGCTTCGACGTGGTGGCGGGCAGCGTGCGGCAGCGCCCCGCGCAGGGCGCCGAGGCGGCCGGCGGCGACGCCTAG
- a CDS encoding site-specific recombinase, which produces MFRSLPILLKKWRASRSASHQLDALLANADADAPYAERSEWLIELAHWLRRDGTLQTPGASDGAAAEPRSPTATAHARLRYVLHVLDRNPAWKTHVARILRALLRETDAISLLCDAGMPVHSGFFGALFERIDASLIPPAPNRRELAALFTLMFPAPGDGAWIEALPDDLLARLQELFGHDVSEAERHQPGSFSRDLLAALHNLSCQISSTGLSQTVRSRLAADDAHRPIDAQPFYRLMRAMLAVEAAQAAVDEGGEPDRLLHEVNYLRVLLDECRESADDVSAHLYRNGVSVDIVFQVERMRMRIQRAESLLNAWMARDDRRGLARLTAELIDANLSSQSVAHLVRSSTSLFARKLVETNADTGEHYITRGRADYLKMMRMAAGGGLVTVATVCVKFWITGAHLQAMVEGFLAGLNYAASFTLMHFLHFTLATKQPAMTAPTLARELDGTGSDAGMREFVASVIALIRTQAAAITGNMLVVLPVCLAVQLGAHALLHADVISPAKAHATLRSFSLLGPTPVYAALTGVLLWASSLVAGWADNWFVLHRVGDAIAWHRRLRLTLGAAGAARLARFCRSNVAGVVSNVGLGMMLGLVPAIVSAFAFGFEVRHVTLSAGSIGVALGVLGKGALDSAELWWAAAGVLSMAVLNVAVSFALAFTMAVRSRSLRPTRVRALLAAIGRAVRANPLSLIWPLAARGERETRPH; this is translated from the coding sequence ATGTTCCGATCCCTGCCGATCCTCCTGAAGAAATGGCGCGCCTCGCGCAGCGCCAGCCACCAGCTCGACGCGCTGCTCGCGAACGCCGACGCCGACGCGCCCTACGCCGAGCGCAGCGAGTGGCTGATCGAGCTCGCGCACTGGCTGCGCCGCGACGGCACGCTGCAGACGCCGGGCGCGTCCGACGGCGCCGCCGCCGAGCCGCGCTCGCCCACGGCCACCGCCCACGCGCGGCTGCGCTACGTGCTGCACGTGCTCGACCGCAATCCCGCCTGGAAGACCCACGTCGCACGCATCCTGCGCGCGCTGCTGCGCGAGACCGACGCCATCTCGCTGCTCTGCGACGCCGGCATGCCGGTCCACTCGGGCTTCTTCGGCGCGCTGTTCGAGCGCATCGACGCGTCGCTGATCCCGCCGGCGCCGAACCGCCGCGAGCTGGCCGCCCTGTTCACGCTGATGTTCCCGGCGCCCGGCGACGGCGCCTGGATCGAGGCGCTGCCCGACGACCTGCTGGCACGCCTGCAGGAGCTGTTCGGCCACGACGTCAGCGAAGCCGAGCGCCACCAGCCCGGCTCGTTCTCGCGCGACCTGCTGGCCGCGCTGCACAACCTGAGCTGCCAGATCAGCTCGACCGGCCTGTCACAGACAGTGCGCAGCCGGCTCGCCGCCGACGACGCGCACCGCCCGATCGACGCGCAGCCGTTCTACCGCCTGATGCGCGCGATGCTGGCGGTGGAGGCCGCGCAGGCGGCCGTCGACGAGGGCGGCGAGCCGGACCGGCTGCTGCACGAGGTCAACTATCTGCGCGTGCTGCTCGACGAATGCCGCGAATCGGCCGACGACGTCTCGGCCCATCTCTATCGCAACGGCGTGTCGGTCGACATCGTGTTCCAGGTCGAGCGCATGCGCATGCGGATCCAGCGCGCCGAATCGCTGCTCAACGCCTGGATGGCGCGCGACGACCGCCGCGGCCTGGCGCGCCTGACCGCCGAGCTGATCGACGCGAACCTGAGCAGCCAGAGCGTCGCGCACCTGGTGCGCAGCAGCACCTCGCTGTTCGCGCGCAAGCTGGTCGAGACCAATGCCGACACCGGCGAGCACTACATCACGCGCGGCCGCGCCGACTACCTGAAGATGATGCGGATGGCCGCCGGCGGCGGGCTCGTCACGGTGGCCACCGTCTGCGTGAAGTTCTGGATCACCGGCGCCCACCTGCAGGCGATGGTCGAGGGCTTCCTGGCCGGGCTCAACTACGCGGCCAGCTTCACCCTGATGCACTTCCTGCACTTCACGCTCGCCACCAAGCAGCCGGCGATGACCGCCCCGACGCTCGCGCGCGAGCTGGACGGCACCGGCAGCGACGCGGGCATGCGCGAGTTCGTGGCCTCGGTGATCGCGCTGATCCGCACCCAGGCGGCCGCGATCACCGGCAACATGCTGGTGGTGCTGCCGGTGTGCCTCGCCGTGCAGCTCGGCGCCCACGCGCTGCTGCACGCCGACGTGATCTCGCCGGCCAAGGCGCATGCCACGCTGCGCTCGTTCTCGCTGCTCGGGCCCACGCCCGTCTACGCGGCGCTGACCGGCGTGCTGCTGTGGGCCTCGAGCCTGGTCGCGGGCTGGGCCGACAACTGGTTCGTGCTGCACCGCGTCGGCGACGCGATCGCCTGGCACCGCCGGCTGCGGCTCACGCTCGGCGCGGCCGGCGCGGCGCGGCTGGCCCGCTTCTGTCGCAGCAACGTGGCCGGGGTGGTCAGCAACGTCGGGCTCGGCATGATGCTCGGGCTGGTGCCGGCGATCGTCAGCGCCTTCGCGTTCGGCTTCGAGGTGCGCCACGTGACGCTGTCGGCCGGCTCGATCGGTGTGGCCCTCGGCGTGCTCGGCAAGGGCGCGCTCGACTCGGCCGAGCTGTGGTGGGCGGCGGCCGGCGTGCTGTCGATGGCGGTGCTCAACGTCGCCGTCAGCTTCGCGCTGGCCTTCACGATGGCGGTACGCTCGCGCAGCCTGCGGCCGACCCGGGTGCGCGCGTTGCTGGCCGCGATCGGGCGCGCCGTGCGGGCGAACCCGCTGAGCCTCATCTGGCCGCTCGCCGCCCGCGGCGAGCGCGAGACGCGTCCGCACTGA
- a CDS encoding PqiC family protein, which translates to MTDRTPRSVRRARAGGLKALAAAVTSAAVALATGCASPPSHFYTLSGDPATVTAGRAMPANPAFLIQVPAVSVPEQVAKTQFVVQRDAARVDVLEERRWASPPADEIRRALSAALTRRLDTIDVADAAVPPGVPVYRVSVDVQRFESWPGERAALDAVWSVRSLATQSVMTCRSTLSEPVAAGYDALVAGHRKAVGELAERIAAGVRAMAAQPAGVSTRNGAAAPAAVRCPLEPGAAPKAG; encoded by the coding sequence ATGACCGACCGCACGCCCCGTTCCGTTCGCCGCGCCCGGGCCGGCGGCCTGAAAGCGCTCGCCGCGGCCGTGACGAGCGCCGCCGTCGCGCTCGCGACCGGCTGCGCGTCGCCGCCGTCGCACTTCTACACGCTCTCGGGCGACCCGGCCACGGTGACGGCCGGCCGCGCGATGCCGGCCAATCCGGCCTTCCTGATCCAGGTGCCGGCCGTCAGCGTGCCCGAGCAGGTCGCCAAGACCCAGTTCGTGGTGCAGCGCGACGCGGCCCGCGTGGACGTGCTCGAGGAGCGCCGCTGGGCCTCGCCGCCCGCCGACGAGATTCGCCGCGCGCTGTCGGCGGCGCTCACGCGCCGGCTCGACACGATCGACGTGGCCGACGCGGCGGTGCCGCCGGGCGTGCCCGTCTATCGCGTCAGCGTCGACGTGCAGCGCTTCGAGTCGTGGCCCGGCGAGCGCGCCGCGCTCGATGCGGTGTGGAGCGTGCGCTCGCTCGCGACGCAATCGGTCATGACCTGCCGCAGCACGCTCAGCGAGCCGGTGGCCGCCGGCTACGACGCGCTGGTGGCCGGCCACCGCAAGGCCGTCGGCGAGCTGGCCGAACGGATCGCGGCCGGCGTGCGGGCGATGGCGGCCCAGCCGGCCGGCGTCTCCACCAGGAACGGCGCGGCAGCGCCGGCCGCGGTGCGCTGCCCGCTCGAGCCCGGCGCCGCGCCGAAGGCGGGCTGA
- a CDS encoding intermembrane transport protein PqiB, giving the protein MNSPQGPQHDPNAAPPDGPELPSPVVARRSGWLPSLVWLVPLVAALIGVGLVVKSVFDRGPEITISFRSAEGLEPGKTQVKYKDVEIGTVKTIKLSKDLSHVLVNVQLKKEAEDFAVKGSRFWVVRPRVGVSGVSGLNTLLSGAYIGVDAGRSSDSESDFAGLETPPPVTGDEKGTSYVLRGDSLGSVDIGSPVYYRRVQVGQVVGFSLDKDGKGVTFNVFVNAPYDQYVGTNTRWWQASGVDLRLDSSGFKLNTQSLATVILGGLAFQSPPNQSAGEPVKNGATFRLGADQADAMRDPDGQPVDVVMNFNQSLRGLSVGAPVDFRGIVLGNVTNIGIEYDPQHKNFMMPVTMNIYPERLGKRFRELVASQGEAAQQDILRSLVEHGLRGQLRTGNLLTSQLYVAVDFFPKAPRAKLDLSRKPVELPTVPNTLDELQLQVADIAKKLDKVPFDQIGNNLNDALKHADQLFQQLDTQVAPQARDTLSAAKQTFTTAEATLQQDSPLQSDVRGALKELTRTLRTLNNLADYLERHPESLLRGKAGDQK; this is encoded by the coding sequence ATGAATAGTCCGCAAGGCCCGCAGCACGACCCGAACGCGGCTCCCCCCGACGGCCCCGAACTGCCGTCGCCCGTGGTTGCGCGGCGCAGCGGCTGGCTGCCGTCGCTGGTCTGGCTGGTGCCGCTGGTGGCCGCGCTGATCGGCGTCGGGCTGGTCGTGAAGTCGGTGTTCGACCGCGGCCCCGAGATCACCATCAGCTTCCGCAGCGCCGAGGGGCTCGAACCGGGCAAGACCCAGGTCAAGTACAAGGACGTCGAGATCGGCACGGTCAAGACCATCAAGCTCTCGAAGGATCTCTCGCACGTGCTCGTCAACGTGCAGCTGAAGAAGGAGGCCGAGGACTTCGCAGTGAAGGGCTCGCGCTTCTGGGTGGTGCGGCCGCGCGTCGGCGTGAGCGGCGTGTCGGGGCTCAACACGCTGCTGTCGGGCGCCTACATCGGCGTGGACGCGGGCCGCTCGTCGGATAGCGAGTCCGACTTCGCCGGGCTCGAGACGCCGCCGCCCGTCACCGGTGACGAGAAAGGCACCTCCTACGTGCTGCGCGGCGATTCGCTCGGCTCGGTGGACATCGGCTCGCCGGTCTACTACCGGCGCGTGCAGGTCGGCCAGGTGGTCGGCTTCTCGCTCGACAAGGACGGCAAGGGCGTGACCTTCAACGTGTTCGTCAATGCGCCCTACGACCAGTACGTCGGAACCAACACGCGCTGGTGGCAGGCGAGCGGCGTGGACCTGCGGCTCGATTCGAGCGGCTTCAAGCTCAACACGCAGTCGCTCGCCACCGTGATCCTCGGCGGCCTCGCGTTCCAGTCGCCGCCCAACCAGTCGGCCGGCGAGCCGGTGAAGAACGGCGCGACGTTCCGGCTCGGTGCCGACCAGGCCGACGCGATGCGCGACCCGGACGGCCAGCCGGTCGACGTGGTGATGAACTTCAACCAGTCGCTGCGCGGCCTGTCGGTGGGCGCGCCGGTGGACTTCCGCGGCATCGTGCTCGGCAACGTCACCAACATCGGGATCGAATACGACCCGCAGCACAAGAATTTCATGATGCCGGTCACCATGAACATCTATCCGGAGCGGCTCGGCAAGCGCTTCCGCGAATTGGTCGCGAGCCAGGGCGAGGCCGCGCAGCAGGACATCCTGCGGAGCCTCGTCGAGCACGGCCTGCGCGGCCAGCTGCGCACCGGCAACCTGCTGACGAGCCAGCTCTACGTGGCGGTCGACTTCTTCCCGAAGGCGCCGCGCGCCAAGCTCGACCTGAGCCGCAAGCCGGTGGAGCTGCCGACCGTGCCGAACACGCTCGACGAGCTGCAGCTGCAGGTGGCCGACATCGCCAAGAAGCTCGACAAGGTGCCGTTCGACCAGATCGGCAACAACCTCAACGATGCGCTCAAGCATGCCGACCAGCTGTTCCAGCAGCTCGACACGCAGGTCGCGCCGCAGGCGCGCGACACGCTGTCGGCCGCCAAGCAGACCTTCACGACGGCCGAGGCGACGCTGCAGCAGGATTCGCCGCTGCAGTCCGACGTGCGCGGCGCGCTCAAGGAGCTCACGCGCACGCTGCGGACCCTGAACAACCTTGCCGACTATCTCGAGCGGCATCCCGAATCGCTGCTGCGCGGCAAAGCCGGAGACCAGAAATGA
- a CDS encoding paraquat-inducible protein A, whose protein sequence is MKIVSAASRGMASCHACGQVQKLARRDAHPAEPCARCGAPLHLRTPDSIMRTWALLLAAAILYIPANLLPIMRTASIVGAQEDTIMSGVVYFWVSGDWPLAVVVFVASILVPMLKLGALTILVISVQRRSAWRPMQRTRLYRIVERIGRWSMLDIFVVTLTVALVHFRSLAEITAGPGALAFGSVVILTMLASMQFDPRLIWDHVVTSGKHHE, encoded by the coding sequence ATGAAGATCGTCTCCGCAGCCAGCCGGGGCATGGCGAGCTGCCACGCCTGCGGCCAGGTGCAGAAGCTCGCGCGCCGCGACGCGCACCCCGCCGAGCCGTGCGCGCGTTGCGGCGCGCCGCTGCACCTGCGCACGCCGGACAGCATCATGCGCACCTGGGCGCTGCTGCTGGCCGCGGCGATCCTGTATATTCCCGCGAATCTGTTGCCGATCATGCGCACCGCCTCGATCGTCGGCGCCCAGGAAGACACCATCATGAGCGGCGTCGTCTACTTCTGGGTGTCGGGCGACTGGCCGCTCGCGGTGGTGGTGTTCGTCGCCAGCATCCTGGTGCCGATGCTCAAGCTCGGCGCGCTGACGATCCTCGTCATCAGCGTGCAGCGCCGCTCGGCCTGGCGGCCGATGCAGCGCACCCGGCTGTACCGGATCGTCGAGCGGATCGGCCGCTGGTCGATGCTCGACATCTTCGTCGTCACGCTGACCGTCGCGCTGGTTCACTTCCGGTCGCTGGCCGAGATCACGGCCGGCCCCGGCGCGCTCGCGTTCGGCTCGGTGGTGATCCTGACGATGCTCGCGTCGATGCAGTTCGATCCGCGCCTGATCTGGGATCACGTCGTTACCTCTGGAAAACACCATGAATAG
- a CDS encoding paraquat-inducible protein A, with amino-acid sequence MERNDLIACHECDALLHKPQLGRKESARCPRCDALLYRSSSTRIEPLCALTLAALITFVIAQAFPILEMEVNGIRVRTTLLGALGALWDQDMRIVAIMVFCSTLLFPLIEMAALLYVLFPLRAGYLPPGLNAVLRAIQLVRPWGMIEVFMLGILVTIVKMVSLARVVPEAALFAFGALTLMLAAVVMFDPRALWDVADALRAPRAGAPDADADHAAGPSGSAAAASGAPRP; translated from the coding sequence ATGGAAAGAAACGATCTGATTGCCTGTCATGAGTGCGACGCACTGTTGCACAAACCGCAGCTTGGCCGCAAGGAGAGCGCGCGCTGCCCGCGCTGCGATGCGTTGCTGTACCGCAGCAGCTCGACCCGCATCGAGCCGCTTTGCGCGCTCACGCTCGCCGCGCTGATCACGTTCGTGATCGCCCAGGCCTTTCCGATCCTCGAGATGGAGGTCAACGGCATCCGCGTGCGGACCACGCTGCTCGGCGCGCTCGGCGCGCTGTGGGACCAGGACATGCGGATCGTCGCGATCATGGTGTTCTGCTCGACCCTGCTGTTCCCGCTGATCGAGATGGCCGCGCTGCTCTACGTGCTGTTCCCGCTGCGCGCCGGCTACCTGCCGCCCGGCTTGAACGCCGTGCTGCGCGCGATCCAGCTGGTGCGGCCATGGGGCATGATCGAGGTGTTCATGCTCGGCATCCTCGTCACCATCGTCAAGATGGTGAGCCTCGCGCGCGTGGTGCCGGAAGCCGCGCTGTTCGCGTTCGGCGCGCTCACGCTGATGCTGGCCGCGGTCGTGATGTTCGACCCGCGCGCGCTGTGGGATGTCGCCGACGCGCTGCGCGCGCCCCGCGCCGGCGCCCCGGATGCCGATGCGGACCATGCGGCGGGCCCGTCCGGCTCCGCCGCGGCCGCCAGCGGAGCCCCGCGCCCATGA
- a CDS encoding cytochrome b has translation MASTLSPNRPAGYTRTAIALHWLIALLIVCGFALGWVMTDIPGFTPTKLKYFSWHKWIGVTVFALAVIRVLWRATHVPPPLPAGTSRLATGGAHAVHALLYLLMLAIPVTGYLYSSASNIPVVYLGLVPLPRLIDPDPALKQTLKTLHVTLNYTLLALVSLHLLGALKHQLLDRDGVLARMLPFLK, from the coding sequence ATGGCATCGACCCTGTCGCCGAACCGGCCGGCCGGCTATACGCGCACCGCGATCGCGCTGCACTGGCTGATCGCGCTGCTGATCGTCTGCGGTTTCGCGCTCGGCTGGGTGATGACCGACATCCCCGGGTTCACGCCCACCAAGCTCAAGTATTTCTCCTGGCACAAGTGGATCGGCGTGACGGTGTTCGCGCTGGCCGTGATCCGCGTGCTGTGGCGAGCAACCCACGTGCCGCCGCCGCTGCCGGCCGGTACCTCGCGGCTCGCCACGGGCGGCGCGCACGCCGTCCATGCGCTGCTCTACCTGCTGATGCTGGCGATCCCGGTCACGGGCTATCTCTACAGTTCGGCCTCGAACATCCCGGTCGTCTATCTCGGCCTGGTCCCGCTGCCGCGCCTGATCGATCCCGATCCGGCGTTGAAGCAAACGCTGAAAACCCTGCACGTGACGCTCAATTACACGCTGCTCGCGCTGGTGTCGCTGCACCTGCTCGGTGCGCTCAAGCACCAGTTGCTCGATCGCGACGGCGTGCTCGCGCGCATGCTCCCGTTCCTCAAATAA
- a CDS encoding YceI family protein — protein MKIALHRSVLAAVAAAALAFSGSALAQMDLAKSKVSAVSKQMNVPTEGVFKKFSADLKFDPAKAAQGSARVSIDVASFDLGDKMYNDQVAGKEWFDAKAFPQASFVSSSIAPAGGNKYEVAGKLTIKGKTVPVTVPVTVTDSGATRVFDGVLPIKRSTFEIGTGEWKDTSIVADEVQIKFHLVAAK, from the coding sequence ATGAAGATTGCATTGCATCGTTCCGTGCTCGCGGCCGTGGCCGCCGCCGCGCTCGCCTTCTCGGGCAGCGCGCTCGCGCAGATGGACCTCGCCAAGAGCAAGGTGTCGGCCGTCTCGAAGCAGATGAACGTGCCGACCGAGGGCGTGTTCAAGAAGTTCAGCGCCGACCTGAAGTTCGATCCGGCCAAGGCGGCCCAGGGCAGCGCGCGCGTGAGCATCGACGTCGCCAGCTTCGACCTGGGCGACAAGATGTACAACGACCAGGTGGCCGGCAAGGAGTGGTTCGACGCGAAGGCGTTCCCGCAGGCGAGCTTCGTCTCGTCGTCGATCGCGCCGGCGGGCGGCAACAAGTACGAGGTGGCCGGCAAGCTGACCATCAAGGGCAAGACGGTGCCGGTCACGGTGCCCGTGACGGTCACCGACAGCGGCGCGACGCGCGTGTTCGACGGCGTGCTGCCGATCAAGCGCTCGACCTTCGAGATCGGCACCGGCGAATGGAAGGACACCTCGATCGTCGCCGACGAAGTCCAGATCAAGTTCCATCTCGTCGCCGCGAAGTGA
- a CDS encoding YceI family protein: MNKPLMMAAGALAAALSIPAMAAPVTYQLDPSHTYPSFETDHFGGLSVWRGKFDESSGTVTLDRAAKTGSVEVTTKIASIHTGSAKLDEHVQTPEFFDAAKYPDATYKGTLKFEGDKPVAVVGNLTLHGVTKPLTLKIDSFKCMQHPMLKREVCGVDAVGEFNRDEFGIDYGKQYGFKMKTKLLISAEGVAQ, encoded by the coding sequence TTGAACAAGCCCCTGATGATGGCCGCCGGTGCGCTCGCCGCCGCCCTGTCGATCCCCGCGATGGCCGCGCCGGTGACCTACCAGTTGGACCCGAGCCACACCTACCCGAGCTTCGAGACCGACCACTTCGGCGGCCTGTCGGTGTGGCGCGGCAAGTTCGACGAGTCGAGCGGCACCGTGACGCTCGATCGCGCGGCCAAGACGGGCAGCGTCGAGGTGACCACCAAGATCGCGTCGATCCACACCGGCAGCGCGAAGCTCGACGAGCACGTGCAGACGCCGGAATTCTTCGATGCGGCGAAGTACCCGGACGCGACCTACAAGGGCACCCTGAAGTTCGAGGGCGACAAGCCGGTGGCGGTGGTCGGCAACCTGACGCTGCACGGCGTGACCAAGCCGCTGACGCTGAAGATCGACTCGTTCAAGTGCATGCAGCACCCGATGCTCAAGCGCGAGGTGTGCGGCGTGGACGCCGTCGGCGAATTCAACCGCGACGAATTCGGCATCGACTACGGCAAGCAGTACGGCTTCAAGATGAAGACCAAGCTGCTGATCTCGGCCGAAGGGGTCGCGCAGTAA
- the secF gene encoding protein translocase subunit SecF — MEFFRIRKDIPFMRHALVFNVISLVTFLAAVFFLVHRGLHLSVEFTGGTVLEVQYQQAAELEPVRAALGKLGYADAQVQSFGTSRNVMIRLALKSGLTSAQQSDQVMAGLKAQNPDVQLQRVEFVGPQVGKELATDGLLALACVVIGIVIYLSFRFEWKYAVAGIIANLHDVVIILGFFAFFQWEFSLSVLAAVLAVLGYSVNESVVIFDRIRETFRRERRMTVQEVINHAITSTMSRTVITHTSTEMMVLSMFFFGGPTLHYFALALTVGIMFGIYSSVFVAGSLAMWLGIRREDLIRDKKGAHDPNDPNAGAQV; from the coding sequence ATGGAATTTTTCCGCATTCGTAAAGACATCCCGTTCATGCGGCACGCGTTGGTGTTCAACGTGATATCGCTCGTGACGTTCCTGGCCGCCGTGTTCTTCCTCGTGCATCGCGGCCTGCACCTGTCGGTGGAATTCACCGGCGGCACGGTGCTCGAAGTGCAGTACCAGCAGGCGGCCGAACTCGAGCCGGTGCGCGCCGCGCTCGGCAAGCTCGGCTACGCCGACGCGCAGGTGCAGAGCTTCGGCACCTCGCGCAACGTGATGATCCGCCTCGCGCTGAAGTCGGGCCTGACCTCGGCGCAGCAGAGCGACCAGGTGATGGCGGGCCTCAAGGCGCAGAACCCCGACGTGCAGCTGCAGCGCGTGGAGTTCGTCGGCCCGCAGGTCGGCAAGGAACTCGCCACCGACGGCCTGCTCGCGCTGGCCTGCGTGGTGATCGGCATCGTGATCTACCTGTCGTTCCGCTTCGAGTGGAAATACGCGGTGGCCGGCATCATCGCCAACCTGCACGACGTGGTGATCATTCTCGGCTTCTTCGCGTTCTTCCAGTGGGAGTTCTCGCTGTCGGTGCTGGCCGCGGTGCTGGCCGTGCTGGGCTACTCGGTCAACGAATCGGTCGTGATCTTCGACCGGATCCGCGAGACCTTCCGCCGCGAGCGCAGGATGACCGTGCAGGAAGTGATCAACCACGCGATCACGAGCACCATGTCGCGAACCGTCATCACGCACACCTCGACCGAAATGATGGTGCTGTCGATGTTCTTCTTCGGCGGCCCGACGCTGCACTACTTCGCGCTGGCGCTGACGGTCGGCATCATGTTCGGCATCTATTCGTCGGTGTTCGTGGCGGGCTCGCTCGCGATGTGGCTCGGCATCCGCCGCGAGGATCTGATCCGCGACAAGAAGGGCGCGCACGATCCGAACGATCCGAACGCGGGCGCGCAAGTCTGA